GACGACATGAAACTCAACAGCTCCTCCAGCATCTACGAGGGTTGTGCCAGCAGCACGCGCGCGGTGTGCACACCGTCTCCACTGGACAGATCCACCATATCGAGATCACCGACCATACGACGTTGCCGTTTGGTGAGTTCCGCGATCTCGTCTTCAGCACGACGGCCCTTCATGGCCGCCAGCCAACCACCGCGGCGTACCAACGGCACACACCATTCAATCAATCGCCCCAGTGGAGCCACGGCACGCGAGGTAACGACGTCGTACGCGCCAATCACGGTCCGCGACTCTGGCTCTCCAGCGCGGGCACGTACGACCCGGACGTTGGACAGCGATAGATCAGCGCAAATCTCACGAAGATAGTCCGTACGACGCTGCAACGGATCGACCAAGGTCACGTCCAGATCCGGTCGAGCAATCGCCAGCGGAATCCCGGGCAAACCACCACCGCTGCCGACGTCGCACACCGATGCACCGTTGGGCAAGACGCGCGGCGACAGTTGCGCCAGAAGCGCGCTGTTGATGAGATGTCGCTCCCAGAGCACCGGAACTTCACGGGGGCCGTTCAGTCCTCGGATTGGCCCAGACTCACATAAGGACGCATGAAAGCGCTCGGCGAGCGGAAGCCGCTCGCCGAAAATCGCCTGCGCCGCAGGTGGGGTGCCGGGCACGAAACTAGTCTGCTAGTCGGATGACGACTCGTCGATTAGGCTGCTCACCCGCGGATTCACTCACGACGTCCGACTCCGCGCCAACGACATCGTGAACGACTTTGCGTTCGAACGGATTCATCGCAGGGAGTCGCTTCTCCGTGCCCGCCGCACGCACTTCCTTGATCGCGTCCACGGCAAGTTGGGTGAGACGCTCACGCTCGTGCGCCCGGTACCCATCGATATCCAGCATCAGCCGGCTACGGGCGCCAGTCTGCGCCGTGACAGCGAGCCGGGTCAATTCCTGGAGCGCGTCCAAAGTCTGGCCACGCTGACCCACCAAATGCTTCAGATCACCACCATCGACCGCAACGACCGCGCGTGAGCCTTCGACGTCCAGGTCGATGTCACCATCGAGATCGAGGATGTCCAGCAATCGTTCCAGATAGTCGCCGGCGATATCACCCTCGATCACCAACGGATCGCTCTCGTCGTACGACGCTTCCTCAGTGTCCTGCTGTGTTTCAGTCATGATCGTCAGCTTTCGGTGCTTAGTACTACAAAGGAAATCGGGTCAGCGCTTCTTGCGCTTCGTCTGCGGCCTTGAACCGGCCGTCGGCTTGGCGCCGGCGCGTGGTTTCGCTGATCCACCCGGCTTACCTCCCGACCGAGGGGACTTGGTACCGCCAGCAGGTTTCGTGCCCGCGCGGCGGGACGTGTCACCGGCGTCCGCGGCATCATCAGTGACCGCTTCCACCTCCGACTCGTCCGTCGTGCTCGCGGCAGCCGAACGCGGGCGCTGGGCCGCATCGCGGTTGGGTTTCGCCCCAGGACGCGGAGTGAGCTTCGTGCGGTCGATCTCGGCCTTGTCCTTGTCCTCCGGACGCGCGCCGGGTGCCGGCATCCGCGACAACACCCAGAACTGCTGTCCCATGGTCCACAGGTTGTTGAAGAACCAGTACAGCAGCACGCCGAGCGGGAAGAAGGTACCGGAGACCAGCAGCGCGAGCGGTGCTCCGTAGAGCATCAACTTCTGCACCATCTGCATCTGCCCTGCCTGCGGAGACTCAGGCATGTTGGCGTTCTGCGCTTTGGTGCGCTTCATGATCTGCTTGGTGGTGATGAACTGCGTTATCGACATCACCACGATCAGGATGCCGGTGACCACCTTGATGTTGGTCGAGGACGTCGTCGGCACGGCTTGCAGCAGCGTGTCGAGTTTGTCACCGCTCATCGTGAAGTACGAGGAGATCGGGGCGCCGAAGACCGTCGAGGTGGCGGCGTTGTCTGTTAGCGCATCGTCCCACGAGTAGAGCCCGGGTTTACCTGGCTCCAGCCGCCGCAGGACGTGCAGCAGAGCGATGAAGACCGGAGCTTGCGCGATCATCGGTAGGCAACCCGCGAGCGGGTTCACACCGCGCTCGCGTTGCAGTTTCATCATCGCCTCGGACATACCTTGGCGATCCGAGCCGTACTCAGCGCGAAGTTTCGCGATCTCGGGCTGTAGTTCCTGCATCGCCCGCTGGCTCTTGATCATCTTCACGAAAAGCGGGAAGAGAATGATGCGGACTGTGACCACCAGAAACATGATCGCCAGCACCCAGGACACGCCGCTGTGCGGATCAAACAGCGAGCCCCACAGCGAGTGCCACAGTTTCAGCACGAAGGCGATCGGGTAGTACAGGAAGTCGAGCATCAGATCACTCCGTGGTCGCGGTGCTTGAGAAAGTCTGGGTCGAACGGGTGCGAGGCGCCTTGACCTTGTCTACCCCGCCCGGATGCCACGGTCCGCACTTCAGTAACCGGACTATCGCATAGCCGGAACCTCGCACCGCGCCGTGGGTCTGTATGGATTCGACGGCGTACTGGCTGCAGGTCGGATAGAAGCGACAGGCCGGTGGCCGTACCGGAGAGATCCAACGCTGGTACACGCGAATGGGCGCGACGAGGAGCCTGCCCGCGAAGGTGCTCATCGTCTCGCCCGCTCAAATGCCTTGCTCTTCAGAAACGCTCGGGAGCTCGCGCTGAGTTCCGCAAACGGCGTGTTCGCGGCTGAGGGGAGGGCGCGCACGACCAGCCGGGCGCCGTCCGGTAACTGTGAATACAGTCCGCTGCACACGTGCCGCAAACGTCGTGTCACGCGATGCCGTACGACCGATCCACCCACTGCTTTGGACACCACGAAGCCGCAGCGGACCTCGTTATCGTCGGCTATTCCGAGATGAAAGACGAGTGCGCCGTCGGCAAACTTGCGCCCACGCCGCATCGCGACGGCGAAATCGGCGCTGCGGTGAATACGTTGGTCTGCCGAAAGCACGCGTGGCCGAGGCCTGAACCCGTATCGGGGTTACGCCGAGATACTGGCGCGGCCCTTACGACGACGGCCCGACAGAATGGCGCGGCCGGCACGAGTGCGCATCCGCAGACGAAAACCGTGGGTCTTCGCGCGTCGACGGTTGTTGGGCTGGAACGTCCGCTTGCTCACTGCGGGCTCTCCTTATGACGGTCGGGAATCCACGGGCGTGGACTGCTCCGGAAGCTGGTGGAAAATCATCTGGCAGCCGACGGCGGACCGCCGACCGATGACCCTGCCCAGACCGTCACTCGCCATTGGGTGCGTACTACGCCGCCCGGCGGGGAAGATCAGGCAAGTTGTCGCTCTACTGCGACCGTTCTACGGTACGGACCCCTGCGCTCTGGGTCAAACCTGGGCTCTGAAGTGTTGCCAGGACCACCCTGTGACATAGAACCGAGGATACTCGCACGCCCACCCCACCGGGGCCCTGCAGCGACACGCCGAAGCAAGTAGATTTTGTCCGCGATCAACTTGTGGGCACCGGCGACGAGGCACTAATCTAGCCAACACACCTTCCGCGCCGAGCCCGCACTTTTACGGGACACTGCCTGTGGATCGAGTTGGGGATACGTGTATCTTCGTCACCTGTGGATAAGAATGTTAACAACCTAAAAAATAGCCGCTGAACAGGCATTTTTCAGTAGTTGTATCCACAGCTCGAAGTCCGGACATCAACCGGCGAGTTATCCACAAGCCGGAACGGAAAGGACTGCACAGTGAGCGACGAGGGCACTGAACTCGAGGTGGTGTGGTCTACAGCCATCGCGGATATCCCCTCCGAACAACTCACCGGCCGACATCGCGCGTTGCTGCGCATGACTAAGCCCGTTGGCCTTATGGGCACGACCGCCATCATCGCGGCGCCTGACGCCTTCACCCAGAACATGATCGAGACGAAGTTGCGTCCGATTCTCAACGATGTGCTGTCGACGACACTGCGCAAAGAAGTGCAGATTGCCGTGACCATCGACGCATCAATCCATGACGTTGCGCCGTCGGACGACTCAGAGGTCACAGAGTCGTCCGAGTCCGCTCGGGAGACTGAGGGCACCGATGTCGTCACTTTCGTGGCGCCACCCGAGCCGCGGGACGCCGAAGCCGTCGTCCCCGAGACTTCTGCGGAATCGAATACGAAGACTTCGCTAACCGTTCCGCAGCCGATGGTCATGCCGGGTACCACCACCACCGGTCCGATGACCGCGCCGGGACGGCTCAACCCGAAGTACACATTTGAGAACTTTGTCCGCGGACCGTCGAACCGACTTGCGTTCGCCGCGGCGTCCGCCGTCGCCGAGGCACCCGCGAAGGCCTACAACCCGCTGTTCATCTATGGCGACTCCGGGCTGGGTAAGACACACCTGCTGCACGCGATCGGTAATTACGCCAATCAGGTCTTCCCGGACATCACCGTGTTGTACGTCAGTTCCGAGGAGTTCACCAACGACTTCATCAATGCGATCGCCAACGCCGGTCGCGGCGGCGGAGACCAGCGAGAGCAGTTCCGCCGGCGTTATCGCGAGGTCGACATTCTGATGATCGACGACATCCAGTTCCTCGAACGCGCTGAACAGACCCAGGAAGAGTTCTTCCACACGTTCAACACTCTGCACAACGCAAACAAGCAGATCGTGATCACCTCGGACCGCACCCCCAAGGAGCTCACCACCCTTGAAGACCGGCTGCGCAGTCGATTCGCCGGCGGACTTACCCCAGATATCCAGACTCCAGACCTCGAGACGCGCCTGGCAATCTTGCGCAACAAGGCCGCACAAGAAGGCATGACGGTCGCGCCCGAGGTTCTCGAACTCCTCGCGACCGCAATCCAAACCAACATTCGGGAGCTGGAAGGCGCGCTGATCCGGGTGTCGGCGTTCGCGAGCCTCACCGGGCAAGGCGTCGACCTGAGCATCGCGCAGCAGGTCATTCAGGATCTGGTGCCCGACAACGAGACACACCACATCAGCGCGACGACCATCATGCAGCAGGTTTCGACGTACTACGACGTGTCGATCGACGACCTCTGCGGACGTAGCCGCTCCAAAACGCTCGTCATGCCACGCCAAATCGCGATGTTCCTGTGCCGCGAACTCACCGACCTGTCATTGCCACGCATCGGTCAGCAGTTCGGCGGTAAGGACCACACCACCGTGATGCATGCGGTGAAGAAGGTCACCAAGGAAATGAAGGAAAAGCGACACATCTACAACCAGGTCACCGAGCTCACCAACCGCATCAAGTCCGAAGGCTGAGCGTGCATCACATCCTCGATTGCCGATTGTGCTTATCCTCCGATGTGGATATCGCTGTGGATAACTGGGGATTACCTGCGGATGACGTTGTGGGTCACTGTGCACAAGTTGACTTCGTCCACAAGGCGAGCGCGTCATCCAAAACTCGGTCCACGATCAATGCACACCGGGTTCTGCTTGATGACCTGCGAAAACGGTACTTTTCCACGAAATCCACAGGCCCTATGACTACTACGGATATTTATCAAGGCAATGAATCCGTTCATGTCTGCACAGGCCTTGGTTGTGGAAATCCGAATCACCAAACCCTCGTTCGTTGCACCGATTTGCCAGCCGGTAGCGTCACGACTGCACCGGCATACCCGACCACCACCGTTTGCCAGGAGATCCGATGAAGTTTCAGGTTGAGCGCCACGCGCTCGCGGATGCCGTTGCCTGGGTTGCCCGCGGTCTGCCGCAGCGCCCGCCGATGCCAGTTCTTGCCGGAATCCTGCTGTCGGTGGACGCCGACGCGTTGACCGTCTCGAGCTTCGACTACGAAGTGTCGACGCAGATGCGCATCGAGGCGGCAGTGGATACCGCTGGCAAGACGTTGGTCTCCGGTCGACTACTCGCGGACATCACCAAGGCACTGCCCAACAAGCCGGTTGAGTTGACGGTCGACGGGTCACGTGTGCTGCTCAAGTGCGGCACCTCGAAATTCTCATTGCCCAGCCTGCCCGTCGATGACTACCCGTCGCTGCCAGCCCTTCCCGGACTTGCGGGTTCGGTTGACGCAGACGAGTTCGCTCGGGTCGTTGGCACCGTGGCGATCGCCGCAGGGCGTGACGAAACCCTGCCGATGCTCACCGGCGTCCGGATCGAGATCGAAGGCAATACGCTGACGTTCGCCGCGACCGATCGCTATCGCCTCGCCGTCCGCGAAATGACCTGGGAGCCCGCCGACCCGCAGGTGTCCACAGCGGTGCTGGTTCCGGCGAAGATGCTCAGTGACACCGCGAAAACACTCGCCGGGGTCGGCCGCGTCGACATCTCGCTGTCCGACGGTGCGGACGGACTCATCGGATTCTCCGGCGGCGACCGCCACACGACGACGCGGCTACTCGACCCGGACTTCCCGCCGTTCCGGAAATTGCTGCCCGATGATTCATCGTCAACGGCTGACGTTGCCACGGCATCGCTGGTCGAAGGCGTGCGCCGTGTCGCGCTTGTAGCTGAGCGCGGTACGCCCGTGCAATTGGCCTTCGACGACGCAGAGGTCACACTGACCGTCGCCGGCGACGACGACGGGTCGGCGGAGGAATCACTGCCGACCGATCTCAACGGTGACCCGATCCGAATCGGCTTCAACCCGGCGTACCTGCTCGACGGCCTCGGCGCTGTGGGTGCCGACGCGGTTCGGATGTCGTTCTTGACGTCGACGAAGCCGGCGGTACTGAGCCCAGTGCCTACCGAGGATGGCCAGCAGGACAGCTACCGGTACTTGATCATGCCCATGCGGTTGCCCGGATAACGCAGCCGCAGCACCAGTCACGGAAGGACTCGCACATGCAGCTGGGACTCATCGGGCTCGGAAAAATGGGCGGCAATATGGCCCAGCGACTCGGATCGCGCGGCCACGAGGTCATCGGATTCGATGTATCGCCGGACAGCGGGCGAGATGTCTCCTCGCTGGGTGAATTAGTCACCCAGCTGGCGGCCCCGCGGGTGGTGTGGGTGATGGTGCCTGCTGGGGAACCGACACGGAACACGATCGATGAACTCGCCGAACTGCTCTCCGCCGGAGACCTCGTGGTGGACGGCGGAAACTCGAAGTACACCGACGACCAGCAGCACGCCGCGGTATTGGCAGAGAAGGGCATCGGCTTCGTGGACTGTGGCGTGTCCGGCGGCGTGTGGGGTCTGCAAGAAGGCTATGCGCTGATGTGCGGCGGAGACGCTGAGCACGTCGAGCGGTTGCGCCCGTTGTTTGATTCCCTCAAGCCCGATGGTCCGCATGGTTTCGTGCACGCGGGATCAGTTGGCGCGGGCCACTTCACGAAGATGGTTCACAACGGCATCGAGTACGGCATGATGCAGGCGTACGCCGAGGGGTACGAGTTACTGCAGGCCGCTGATCTGGTTGACAACGTCGATGAGGCGTTCGCATCCTGGCAATCGGGCACCGTGGTCCGTTCCTGGTTGCTGGAACTGCTCGCGCGAGCGACCGAGGACGATCCCGGGTTATCGCAGATCCGCGGTTATGCGCAGGATTCAGGCGAGGGGCGCTGGACGGTAGAGGCAGCAATCGATCACGCTGTGCCGCTGCCGGTGATCACCGCCGCGCTCTTCGCCCGGTTCTCGTCGCGGCAGGAGGAGTCTCCGGCGATGAAGGTGATCGCGGCGCTGCGAAACCAGTTCGGTGGGCACGCCGTAGGCAAGTCTGGGGATTCGGCCGACGTCCCAGTCAGTTAGTCTCAGCCCGATCTCGGAAGTGTGACGGGCGCCGCATTCGGGATTACTGTTGATGGGACGACATCAACTGGCGCGCCTGGGCCCGGTTGCCGTTACAGCGAGGACCCCGACGTGCCGCTGACAGTTCGCCAGAACTGGCGAGCGGAAAGCGGGGCGGGAATGAACGAACTGCTTGGCGTGCTGCGCAAGGCGCCGGACGGCACAGCGACCGTGCATTTTGATCGGTACTTTAACGCTGGCGCGGAGGCGTTATGGAACGCCGCGACCCATCCGGAACGGCTCGGCGA
The Cumulibacter soli genome window above contains:
- the rpmH gene encoding 50S ribosomal protein L34, with protein sequence MSKRTFQPNNRRRAKTHGFRLRMRTRAGRAILSGRRRKGRASISA
- the yidD gene encoding membrane protein insertion efficiency factor YidD; protein product: MSTFAGRLLVAPIRVYQRWISPVRPPACRFYPTCSQYAVESIQTHGAVRGSGYAIVRLLKCGPWHPGGVDKVKAPRTRSTQTFSSTATTE
- the dnaA gene encoding chromosomal replication initiator protein DnaA, which codes for MSDEGTELEVVWSTAIADIPSEQLTGRHRALLRMTKPVGLMGTTAIIAAPDAFTQNMIETKLRPILNDVLSTTLRKEVQIAVTIDASIHDVAPSDDSEVTESSESARETEGTDVVTFVAPPEPRDAEAVVPETSAESNTKTSLTVPQPMVMPGTTTTGPMTAPGRLNPKYTFENFVRGPSNRLAFAAASAVAEAPAKAYNPLFIYGDSGLGKTHLLHAIGNYANQVFPDITVLYVSSEEFTNDFINAIANAGRGGGDQREQFRRRYREVDILMIDDIQFLERAEQTQEEFFHTFNTLHNANKQIVITSDRTPKELTTLEDRLRSRFAGGLTPDIQTPDLETRLAILRNKAAQEGMTVAPEVLELLATAIQTNIRELEGALIRVSAFASLTGQGVDLSIAQQVIQDLVPDNETHHISATTIMQQVSTYYDVSIDDLCGRSRSKTLVMPRQIAMFLCRELTDLSLPRIGQQFGGKDHTTVMHAVKKVTKEMKEKRHIYNQVTELTNRIKSEG
- the gnd gene encoding phosphogluconate dehydrogenase (NAD(+)-dependent, decarboxylating) → MTQPQHQSRKDSHMQLGLIGLGKMGGNMAQRLGSRGHEVIGFDVSPDSGRDVSSLGELVTQLAAPRVVWVMVPAGEPTRNTIDELAELLSAGDLVVDGGNSKYTDDQQHAAVLAEKGIGFVDCGVSGGVWGLQEGYALMCGGDAEHVERLRPLFDSLKPDGPHGFVHAGSVGAGHFTKMVHNGIEYGMMQAYAEGYELLQAADLVDNVDEAFASWQSGTVVRSWLLELLARATEDDPGLSQIRGYAQDSGEGRWTVEAAIDHAVPLPVITAALFARFSSRQEESPAMKVIAALRNQFGGHAVGKSGDSADVPVS
- the rsmG gene encoding 16S rRNA (guanine(527)-N(7))-methyltransferase RsmG, producing the protein MPGTPPAAQAIFGERLPLAERFHASLCESGPIRGLNGPREVPVLWERHLINSALLAQLSPRVLPNGASVCDVGSGGGLPGIPLAIARPDLDVTLVDPLQRRTDYLREICADLSLSNVRVVRARAGEPESRTVIGAYDVVTSRAVAPLGRLIEWCVPLVRRGGWLAAMKGRRAEDEIAELTKRQRRMVGDLDMVDLSSGDGVHTARVLLAQPS
- the rnpA gene encoding ribonuclease P protein component is translated as MLSADQRIHRSADFAVAMRRGRKFADGALVFHLGIADDNEVRCGFVVSKAVGGSVVRHRVTRRLRHVCSGLYSQLPDGARLVVRALPSAANTPFAELSASSRAFLKSKAFERARR
- the dnaN gene encoding DNA polymerase III subunit beta, whose protein sequence is MKFQVERHALADAVAWVARGLPQRPPMPVLAGILLSVDADALTVSSFDYEVSTQMRIEAAVDTAGKTLVSGRLLADITKALPNKPVELTVDGSRVLLKCGTSKFSLPSLPVDDYPSLPALPGLAGSVDADEFARVVGTVAIAAGRDETLPMLTGVRIEIEGNTLTFAATDRYRLAVREMTWEPADPQVSTAVLVPAKMLSDTAKTLAGVGRVDISLSDGADGLIGFSGGDRHTTTRLLDPDFPPFRKLLPDDSSSTADVATASLVEGVRRVALVAERGTPVQLAFDDAEVTLTVAGDDDGSAEESLPTDLNGDPIRIGFNPAYLLDGLGAVGADAVRMSFLTSTKPAVLSPVPTEDGQQDSYRYLIMPMRLPG
- a CDS encoding protein jag, with the translated sequence MTETQQDTEEASYDESDPLVIEGDIAGDYLERLLDILDLDGDIDLDVEGSRAVVAVDGGDLKHLVGQRGQTLDALQELTRLAVTAQTGARSRLMLDIDGYRAHERERLTQLAVDAIKEVRAAGTEKRLPAMNPFERKVVHDVVGAESDVVSESAGEQPNRRVVIRLAD
- the yidC gene encoding membrane protein insertase YidC; its protein translation is MLDFLYYPIAFVLKLWHSLWGSLFDPHSGVSWVLAIMFLVVTVRIILFPLFVKMIKSQRAMQELQPEIAKLRAEYGSDRQGMSEAMMKLQRERGVNPLAGCLPMIAQAPVFIALLHVLRRLEPGKPGLYSWDDALTDNAATSTVFGAPISSYFTMSGDKLDTLLQAVPTTSSTNIKVVTGILIVVMSITQFITTKQIMKRTKAQNANMPESPQAGQMQMVQKLMLYGAPLALLVSGTFFPLGVLLYWFFNNLWTMGQQFWVLSRMPAPGARPEDKDKAEIDRTKLTPRPGAKPNRDAAQRPRSAAASTTDESEVEAVTDDAADAGDTSRRAGTKPAGGTKSPRSGGKPGGSAKPRAGAKPTAGSRPQTKRKKR